A stretch of Primulina tabacum isolate GXHZ01 chromosome 13, ASM2559414v2, whole genome shotgun sequence DNA encodes these proteins:
- the LOC142522554 gene encoding uncharacterized protein LOC142522554: MVGAPISYSGHYPAAAGGADQTQASPYQMYATPNSPISTLLPYNGLPPHAASFIPSSAPINTSYLYPPTYPPNPSLASPPPTYTPANLYHPPFPNYPLTPVQSQPPPALTGYPPQQLGALNLHNQAPSAYPFSVQPTGTYPPPSSTAQYYPPNNSIAQPGIYQSQPANPGVYPPPRH; this comes from the exons ATGGTCGGAGCACCAATTTCGTACTCCGGGCACTATCCCGCCGCCGCCGGTGGTGCCGATCAAACACAAGCTTCGCCATACCAGATGTATGCAACGCCAAACTCGCCCATTTCCACACTCTTGCCATACAACGGATTGCCGCCGCACGCCGCCTCTTTCATTCCATCATCTGCTCCGATCAATACTAGCTATCTCTATCCTCCAACTTATCCCCCAAATCCGTCGTTGGCCAGCCCGCCGCCCACCTACACCCCAGCGAATCTTTATCATCCTCCGTTTCCCAACTACCCTCTAACCCCAGTACAGAGCCAGCCGCCGCCGGCTCTAACAGGCTATCCTCCGCAGCAGCTTGGTGCGCTGAATCTTCACAATCAGGCTCCAAGTGCTTACCCTTTTTCAG TGCAGCCGACTGGAACCTACCCACCCCCTTCATCTACCGCGCAATACTATCCGCCGAATAATTCCATAGCCCAACCGGGCATCTACCAGTCGCAACCTGCGAACCCCGGAGTCTATCCACCACCCCGACATTGA